The following are encoded together in the Drosophila sechellia strain sech25 chromosome 3R, ASM438219v1, whole genome shotgun sequence genome:
- the LOC6614327 gene encoding protein unc-45 homolog B has translation MTNTINSEEVSDAGSFKDKGNEAFKASRWEEAVEHYGKAIKVGYKHKELPVFYKNRAAAYLKLEKYENAVEDCTESLKAAPGDPKALFRRAQAYEALEKFEEAYKDATALFKADPGNKTVQPMLQRLHVVVEERSARNAKTCTKVKQMMDLTFDLATPIDKRRAAANNLVVLAKEQAGAELLYKEHCIAKVASLTKVEKDQDIYVNMVHLVAALCENSVERTKGVLTELGVPWFMRVLDQKHENCVSTAQFCLQTILNALSGLKNKPDSKPDKELCTRNNREIDTLLTCLVYSITDRTISGAARDGVIELITRNVHYTALEWAERLVEIRGLCRLLDVCSELEDYKYESAMNITGSSSTIASVCLARIYENMYYDEAKARFTDQIDEYIKDKLLSPDMESKVRVTVAITALLNGPLDVGNQVVARDGILQMILAMATTDDELQQRVACECLIAASSKKDKAKALCEQGVDILKRLYHSKNDGIRVRALVGLCKLGSYGGQDAAIRPFGDGAALKLAEACRRFLIKPGKDKDIRRWAADGLAYLTLDAECKEKLIEDKASIHALMDLARGGNQSCLYGVVTTFVNLCNAYEKQEMLPEMIELAKFAKQHIPEEHELDDVDFINKRITVLANEGITTALCALAKTESHNSQELIARVLNAVCGLKELRGKVVQEGGVKALLRMALEGTEKGKRHATQALARIGITINPEVSFSGQRSLDVIRPLLNLLQQDCTALENFESLMALTNLASMNESVRQRIIKEQGVSKIEYYLMEDHLYLTRAAAQCLCNLVMSEDVIKMFEGNNDRVKFLALLCEDEDEETATACAGALAIITSVSVKCCEKILAIASWLDILHTLIANPSPAVQHRGIVIILNMINAGEEIAKKLFETDIMELLSGLGQLPDDTRAKAREVATQCLAAAERYRIIERSDNAEIPDVFAENAKISEIIDD, from the exons ATGACAAACACCATCAACAGCGAGGAAGTGTCCGACGCAGGAAGCTTCAAAGATAAGGGCAACGAGGCGTTCAAGGCCTCCCGCTGGGAGGAGGCAGTGgagcactatggcaaagccaTTAAGGTGGGCTATAAGCACAAGGAGCTGCCGGTTTTCTATAAGAATCGTGCAGCCGCATATCTGAAGCTAGAAAAGTATGAAAACGCCGTAGAGGACTGCACTGAATCTTTGAAAGCGGCTCCGGGGGATCCCAAGGCACTGTTCCGTAGAGCTCAGGCGTATGAGGCTCTGGAGAAGTTCGAGGAAGCCTACAAAGACGCCACCGCTTTGTTTAAAGCGGATCCCGGCAACAAAACCGTACAGCCCATGCTCCAGAGACTTCATGTCGTCGTGGAAGAGCGCTCTGCCCGTAATGCCAAGACCTGCACAAAAGTCAAGCAGATGATGGATCTTACTTTTGATTTGGCCACGCCCATCGATAAGCGTCGCGCGGCAGCCAATAACCTAGTTGTTTTGGCCAAAGAGCAGGCTGGCGCTGAACTGCTTTACAAGGAACATTGCATCGCCAAAGTGGCCTCACTAACCAAGGTGGAAAAGGATCAGGACATTTATGTGAATATGGTGCATTTGGTGGCAGCTCTTTGCGAAAATAGCGTGGAGCGTACAAAGGGCGTTTTAACTGAACTCGGAGTGCCGTGGTTCATGCGGGTTCTCGACCAGAAACACGAGAACTGTGTGTCCACCGCCCAGTTTTGTTTACAAACAATATTGAACGCTTTGTCTGGGCTTAAGAACAAACCCGATTCGAAGCCGGACAAGGAGCTGTGCACTAGGAACAACCGGGAAATTGACACTCTCCTAACATGTCTAGTTTATAGTATCACGGATCGCACGATTTCCGGAGCAGCTAGGGATGGCGTTATTGAGCTTATAACAAGGAATGTCCACTACACGGCTCTGGAATGGGCCGAACGCCTGGTAGAGATCAGGGGTCTGTGCCGTCTTCTGGATGTGTGCTCCGAACTGGAGGATTATAAGTATGAGAGTGCAATGAATATCACCGGCTCATCATCCACAATTGCTTCCGTTTGTCTGGCCCGCATATATGAGAACATGTACTACGATGAAGCTAAGGCAAGGTTCACGGACCAGATCGACGAATATATCAAGGACAAGCTTTTGTCGCCTGATATGGAATCCAAGGTGCGGGTCACTGTTGCGATTACTGCCCTGCTTAACGGTCCATTGGATGTGGGCAATCAGGTTGTGGCCAGAGATG GAATACTGCAGATGATTCTAGCAATGGCCACGACCGACGATGAGTTGCAGCAGCGAGTAGCATGTGAGTGCCTAATCGCCGCTTCCTCTAAAAAGGACAAGGCCAAGGCTCTTTGTGAGCAGGGAGTAGACATCTTAAAGCGGCTTTACCACTCCAAGAACGACGGTATTCGAGTGCGCGCCCTGGTGGGTCTTTGCAAGCTGGGTAGCTACGGCGGTCAGGATGCGGCCATCCGACCATTTGGCGATGGAGCTGCCCTGAAGCTGGCGGAGGCATGCCGTCGGTTTTTAATCAAACCTGGAAAGGATAAGGATATCCGTCGTTGGGCTGCCGATGGTCTGGCTTATTTAACACTGGATGCTGAATGTAAGGAGAAGCTTATTGAGGATAAGGCTTCCATTCACGCTCTAATGGATTTGGCCCGCGGTGGAAATCAGTCCTGTCTCTATGGTGTGGTCACCACTTTTGTGAATCTGTGCAATGCGTATGAGAAGCAGGAGATGTTGCCTGAGATGATAGAACTGGCCAAGTTTGCTAAGCAACACATACCGGAGGAGCACGAGCTGGACGACGTAGATTTTATCAATAAGCGCATTACTGTGCTGGCAAATGAGGGCATTACAACTGCTCTTTGTGCACTGGCCAAAACGGAAAGCCACAATTCACAGGAGCTGATTGCCAGGGTCTTGAATGCGGTTTGTGGACTGAAAGAGTTGCGAGGAAAAGTGGTCCAAGAAGGAGGCGTTAAGGCGCTGCTTCGTATGGCGCTTGAGGGCACTGAGAAAGGAAAACGCCATGCTACCCAGGCGTTGGCCAGGATTGGCATAACCATTAATCCGGAAGTATCTTTCAGTGGCCAGCGATCGTTGGATGTAATCCGTCCTTTGTTGAACCTTTTGCAACAGGACTGCACAGCGCTGGAGAACTTTGAGTCGCTAATGGCACTCACCAATCTAGCCAGCATGAACGAGAGCGTGCGGCAGCGGATTATCAAGGAGCAGGGGGTCTCCAAGATAGAGTATTATCTGATGGAGGACCATCTCTACCTCACCCGTGCAGCCGCCCAGTGTCTGTGTAATCTGGTTATGAGTGAGGATGTCATTAAAATGTTCGAGGGCAATAACGACCGAGTGAAGTTCTTGGCGCTGCTCTgcgaggatgaggacgaggaGACCGCTACAGCTTGTGCCGGAGCTCTGGCCATTATTACTTCAGTGTCGGTCAAGTGCTGTGAGAAGATCTTGGCCATCGCCAGCTGGCTGGACATTCTGCACACTCTGATCGCCAATCCCAGTCCGGCGGTCCAGCATCGTGGCATTGTGATTATTCTAAACATGATCAATGCTGGCGAGGAGATCGCCAAAAAGCTGTTTGAGACGGACATTATGGAACTGCTGAGCGGTTTGGGGCAGCTGCCAGATGACACGCGTGCCAAGGCCCGAGAGGTGGCCACCCAGTGCCTGGCGGCGGCGGAGCGTTATAGGATCATCGAGCGGTCCGACAATGCGGAGATCCCCGATGTATTTGCCGAAAATGCCAAAATATCAGAGATTATCGACGATTAA
- the LOC116801626 gene encoding uncharacterized protein LOC116801626, with protein MELLKGLICLLLAIQWTTAHPTFSDSPEPNFSRLFGYIGGIVNEGIRLHYPQQQSEGGQFGEGPYGGGEEQSTGLPIVGASKYDIIDLKAGPKS; from the exons ATGGAGTTGTTG AAGGGCTTAATTTGCTTACTTCTGGCCATCCAGTGGACTACGGCCCATCCAACATTTTCCGACTCACCAGAGCCAAATTTCAGTAGACTCTTCGGTTATATTGGTGGCATTGTCAATGAAGGAATAAGGCTTCACTACCCTCAGCAGCAAAGTGAAGGTGGGCAATTTGGCGAAGGACCTTACGGTGGCGGTGAAGAACAATCGACTGGCCTACCAATCGTTGGAGCATCTAAATATGATATCATAGATTTAAAGGCTGGTCCAAAAAGTTAA